The Hypomesus transpacificus isolate Combined female chromosome 2, fHypTra1, whole genome shotgun sequence genome window below encodes:
- the LOC124479635 gene encoding uncharacterized protein LOC124479635 isoform X2, with protein sequence MDTADTVLGIMSFYRVLSLHHSMKTLTLIIIFSLATEADGQETWSVTVPKELSVELSSDVTIQCKFTHPPAKSEDSVKVFWKIRGEKTPEINENDKYEFIYHPNNTWVKESFQNRTRFTGDVRKKNCSLKIQNIRESDANSLLYMRLANGFQNYSFSKDLVTIKIKDSPFQFTSPTVMITTEDTGQSTAIYVASTISLGVVLIAVTLGFIFFKHHKRHVTTITREPSDYYVNFSRAPKTNAEKTEISQKKEPIPLPPLNITQSGAPKTTIDEPVYGNVMPHNDVMDYSVDETDSVYANVDCSKP encoded by the exons ATGGACACTGCTGACACCGTCCTTGGAATCATGTCATTCTATAGGGTCCTCTCTCTTCACCACTCA ATGAAAACATTGACGTTGATTATCATCTTTTCTTTGGCAACTGAGGCTGATG GTCAGGAGACATGGAGCGTCACTGTTCCTAAAGAATTAAGTGTTGAGTTGTCATCTGATGTTACTATACAATGCAAGTTCACCCACCCCCCTGCAAAAAGTGAGGACTCCGTCAAGGTTTTTTGGAAAATACGGGGAGAAAAAACCCCAGAAATCAATGAAAATGATAAATATGAATTTATCTATCACCCCAATAACACCTGGGTAAAAGAAAGCTTCCAAAATAGGACCAGATTTACTGGAGATGTCcgtaaaaaaaactgttccCTCAAGATACAAAATATCCGAGAGAGTGATGCAAACTCTCTCTTGTATATGAGACTTGCAAACGGATTCCAAAACTATAGTTTCAGTAAAGACCTGGTCACAATCAAGATAAAAG ATAGCCCATTTCAGTTTACATCCCCGACTG TGATGATAACAACTGAAGACACTGGCCAATCAACAGCCATATACGTGGCCTCCACTATTTCTTTGGGGGTCGTTCTGATTGCGGTCACACTTGGCTTTATTTTCTTCAAGCATCATAAAAG ACATGTTACAACAATCACCAGGGAGCCATCCGATTATTATGTTAATTTTAGTCGGGCCCCAAAAACCAACGCTGAAAA AACTGAAATATCACAGAAGAAGGAACCCATACCACTTCCTCCCCTGAACATCACACAGTCTGGAGCACCAAAAACAACCATTGACGAGCCTGTCTATGGCAATGTTATG CCTCATAATGATGTAATGGATTACTCTGTGGATGAAACAGACAGTGTGTATGCAAATGTTGACTGTTCAAAACCATGA
- the LOC124479635 gene encoding uncharacterized protein LOC124479635 isoform X3, producing MKTLTLIIIFSLATEADGQETWSVTVPKELSVELSSDVTIQCKFTHPPAKSEDSVKVFWKIRGEKTPEINENDKYEFIYHPNNTWVKESFQNRTRFTGDVRKKNCSLKIQNIRESDANSLLYMRLANGFQNYSFSKDLVTIKIKGVNLTHKLPVTDSPFQFTSPTVMITTEDTGQSTAIYVASTISLGVVLIAVTLGFIFFKHHKRHVTTITREPSDYYVNFSRAPKTNAEKTEISQKKEPIPLPPLNITQSGAPKTTIDEPVYGNVMPHNDVMDYSVDETDSVYANVDCSKP from the exons ATGAAAACATTGACGTTGATTATCATCTTTTCTTTGGCAACTGAGGCTGATG GTCAGGAGACATGGAGCGTCACTGTTCCTAAAGAATTAAGTGTTGAGTTGTCATCTGATGTTACTATACAATGCAAGTTCACCCACCCCCCTGCAAAAAGTGAGGACTCCGTCAAGGTTTTTTGGAAAATACGGGGAGAAAAAACCCCAGAAATCAATGAAAATGATAAATATGAATTTATCTATCACCCCAATAACACCTGGGTAAAAGAAAGCTTCCAAAATAGGACCAGATTTACTGGAGATGTCcgtaaaaaaaactgttccCTCAAGATACAAAATATCCGAGAGAGTGATGCAAACTCTCTCTTGTATATGAGACTTGCAAACGGATTCCAAAACTATAGTTTCAGTAAAGACCTGGTCACAATCAAGATAAAAG GGGTCAACTTAACTCATAAACTCCCAGTTACAG ATAGCCCATTTCAGTTTACATCCCCGACTG TGATGATAACAACTGAAGACACTGGCCAATCAACAGCCATATACGTGGCCTCCACTATTTCTTTGGGGGTCGTTCTGATTGCGGTCACACTTGGCTTTATTTTCTTCAAGCATCATAAAAG ACATGTTACAACAATCACCAGGGAGCCATCCGATTATTATGTTAATTTTAGTCGGGCCCCAAAAACCAACGCTGAAAA AACTGAAATATCACAGAAGAAGGAACCCATACCACTTCCTCCCCTGAACATCACACAGTCTGGAGCACCAAAAACAACCATTGACGAGCCTGTCTATGGCAATGTTATG CCTCATAATGATGTAATGGATTACTCTGTGGATGAAACAGACAGTGTGTATGCAAATGTTGACTGTTCAAAACCATGA
- the si:dkey-238d18.4 gene encoding rab GTPase-activating protein 22 isoform X3, whose translation MDAEGRVDESRLRMHIFKNGGVSPTERGLVWRFLFGMYPCSSTALERPLLQEQLAVRYQVMKRKWQQILPDSIRLRLNGTDGIVLNRGGFAFPEKLFLDLCSLTLSSLYFLLLTPFLPCALFYVSAELVEAVRYFDQRQAQAQQQDQQEEARDKLAFLELQAQVLFERVTFDLEELQEAIRIIDKDVPRTDRDLDYYLGEGSGNLLVLRNILITYAAFHPEVSYAQGMNDLCSRFLEVMDSEVDTFWSFSCYMEKFSKDFTADGLHRKIELEAALLKELDPQLHAHLVTDNMESFTFCHRWLLLGFQREFEHSDALRLFEILSCDHLELISQQVERARYQERLANKHSIVPEDNLLTEPQAINTDFTFELFICATILLENRESLLRCRNDVQLIQFTSSLQGTLDLNLTLKKAEEHFYNYCKRSAWDYLNGHGRTRKNKDEHFLYQLRSFFS comes from the exons ATGGACGCAGAAGGGAGAGTGGACGAATCGAGGCTGCGAATGCACATTTTCAAAAACG gtggTGTGTCTCCCACAGAGCGTGGCCTGGTGTGGCGTTTCCTGTTTGGGATGTACCCCTGCAGCTCCACCGCTCTAGAGCGCCCCCTGCTGCAGGAGCAGCTAGCCGTCCGCTACCAGGTCATGAAGAGGAAGTGGCAGCAGATACTTCCTGATTCCATCCGGCTGAGACTCAACGGCACTGATGGTATCGTTCTCAATCGTGGAGGTTTCGCTTTCCCTGAAAAGCTGTTTTTGGATCTGTGCTCTCTCACGCtgtcctctctctatttcctgcTTCTgactccctttctcccttgtGCCCTGTTCTACGTTTCAGCTGAGTTGGTGGAAGCGGTGCGCTACTTTGACCAGaggcaggcccaggcccagcagcAGGACCAGCAGGAGGAAGCCAGAGACAAGCTAGCCTTCCTGGAGCTCCAGGCACAG GTGTTGTTTGAGCGGGTAACCTTTGACCTTGAGGAGCTTCAAGAGGCTATTCGGATCATTGACAAGGATGTGCCTCGAACTGACAGAGACCTGGACTACTACTT GGGTGAAGGATCAGGAAATCTCTTGGTGTTGAGGAACATTCTCATCACCTACGCTGCTTTTCACCCAG AGGTCAGTTACGCCCAGGGGATGAACGACTTGTGCAGCCGGTTCCTGGAGGTCATGGACTCTGAGGTGGACACGTTCTGGAGCTTCTCCTGTTACATGGAGAAGTTCTCTAAGGACTTCACGGCGGATGGCCTACACAGGAAGATCG AGCTGGAGGCGGCGCTGCTTAAGGAACTAGACCCTCAGCTCCACGCCCACTTGGTCACAGACAACATGGAGAGTTTCACCTTCTGTCATAg gtggcTGCTGCTGGGCTTCCAGAGGGAGTTTGAACACAGTGATGCGCTGCGTTTGTTTGAGATCCTGAGTTGTGACCACCTGGAACTCATCTCACAGCAGGTGGAGCGTGCCCGCTACCAGGAGAGGCTGGCAAACAAACACAGCATAG TTCCAGAGGATAATCTGCTGACGGAGCCCCAGGCCATTAACACAGACTTCACCTTTGAACTCTTCATCTGTGCCACCATCCTGTTGGAGAACAGAGAATCTTTGCTAAGATGCAGGAACGATGTACAGCTCATCCAGTTCACAAGCAG CCTTCAGGGGACTCTGGACCTGAACTTGACCctgaagaaggccgaggagcaTTTCTACAACTACTGCAAGCGATCCGCCTGGGACTACCTGAACGGACATGGCCGGACTCGCAAGAACAAAGACGAACACTTCTTGTACCAGCTCCGTAGCTTCTTCTCCTGA
- the LOC124479635 gene encoding uncharacterized protein LOC124479635 isoform X5 encodes MDTADTVLGIMSFYRVLSLHHSMKTLTLIIIFSLATEADGVNLTHKLPVTDSPFQFTSPTVMITTEDTGQSTAIYVASTISLGVVLIAVTLGFIFFKHHKRHVTTITREPSDYYVNFSRAPKTNAEKTEISQKKEPIPLPPLNITQSGAPKTTIDEPVYGNVMPHNDVMDYSVDETDSVYANVDCSKP; translated from the exons ATGGACACTGCTGACACCGTCCTTGGAATCATGTCATTCTATAGGGTCCTCTCTCTTCACCACTCA ATGAAAACATTGACGTTGATTATCATCTTTTCTTTGGCAACTGAGGCTGATG GGGTCAACTTAACTCATAAACTCCCAGTTACAG ATAGCCCATTTCAGTTTACATCCCCGACTG TGATGATAACAACTGAAGACACTGGCCAATCAACAGCCATATACGTGGCCTCCACTATTTCTTTGGGGGTCGTTCTGATTGCGGTCACACTTGGCTTTATTTTCTTCAAGCATCATAAAAG ACATGTTACAACAATCACCAGGGAGCCATCCGATTATTATGTTAATTTTAGTCGGGCCCCAAAAACCAACGCTGAAAA AACTGAAATATCACAGAAGAAGGAACCCATACCACTTCCTCCCCTGAACATCACACAGTCTGGAGCACCAAAAACAACCATTGACGAGCCTGTCTATGGCAATGTTATG CCTCATAATGATGTAATGGATTACTCTGTGGATGAAACAGACAGTGTGTATGCAAATGTTGACTGTTCAAAACCATGA
- the LOC124479498 gene encoding B-cell receptor CD22-like, whose protein sequence is MAVVPIHCKDKLLASLWTQRVRTRHLKDMDNHRCQRDFLAFPFFLMAVQTSASSWTAEVPSTVSSLLGSCVVVPCSFNYPEPEKKSSEVTGIWAQKNQDRIYHPDRSSVLQDYKDRTQLVGDLQVKNCSLRIDPLHQSDTGPFHFRVEIKDYNMYSYADNAVYIDIKVLPEPPTLSVSEEVRVGELFTASCSVSHSCPTDPPVLTWSHSAIPTVQSQQLPKGQWKVPSSLTFAPTVADHNKSLSCTAAYRGGKKAESYQTLNVKYAPLDVKVERESTLQEGDSVELRCSSDGNPAAHSYQWYSPSGDLLSQGQTYRLERVSRHTGALYCTAINTEGQGRSSQVQLNVIYPPEIKVGSACFSNVSTVTCLCIVESVPLSDVRWSHPDGVLSCTKVDRHRSVIIATLQGSLGFADYTLCHANNSEGNATQAFKLPKKDTTRTMHVFKAVSAFLVPVLFMSAWRLTRKCRKSHMDATTTQDIAMVTAKATVSDDSTATQENINNEVPGSQYVYGNMEADGRCDSYESVMGEDIYANV, encoded by the exons ATGGCCGTGGTCCCCATCCACTGCAAGGACAAACTCCTGGCTTCCCTTTGGACACAGCGTGTCAG AACCCGACACTTGAAGGATATGGACAATCACAGATGTCAACGGGATTTCCTTGCCTTTCCCTTTTTCCTTATGG CGGTGCAAACCTCAGCCTCTTCCTGGACCGCTGAGGTGCCCAGTACAGTCTCCAGCCTGCTTGGCTCTTGTGTGGTCGTCCCCTGCTCTTTCAACTACCCAGAACCAGAGAAGAAGTCCTCTGAAGTCACCGGGATTTGGGCCCAAAAAAACCAAGACAGGATCTACCATCCAGACAGGTCTTCAGTGTTGCAGGATTACAAAGACCGCACACAATTAGTTGGAGATCTCCAAGTCAAGAACTGCTCTCTGAGGATTGATCCCCTTCACCAAAGTGACACAGGACCCTTTCATTTTAGGGTTGAAATAAAAGACTACAATATGTATTCTTATGCGGACAACGCAGTTTATATTGATATCAAAG TGTtgccagagccccccactctgTCAGTGAGTGAAGAAGTGAGGGTAGGTGAGCTGTTCACTGcttcctgctctgtgtctcaCTCCTGCCCCACTGACCCCCCTGTCCTGACCTGGAGCCACTCAGCAATACCCACTGTCCAATCACAGCAGCTGCCCAAGGGCCAGTGGAAAGTGCCATCATCCTTGACCTTTGCCCCCACGGTGGCTGACCACAACAAGTCTCTCAGTTGCACAGCAGCCTACAGGGGAGGGAAAAAAGCAGAGAGCTACCAGACtctaaatgtcaaat ACGCCCCACTGGAtgtgaaggtggagagggagtcCACATTGCAGGAGGGAGACTCTGTTGAGCTGAGGTGTTCCAGTGATGGTAACCCAGCGGCCCACAGCTACCAGTGGTACAGCCCCAGTGGGGATCTGCTGTCCCAGGGACAAACCTACAGGCTGGAGAGGGTTTCCAGGCACACTGGTGCCCTCTACTGCACCGCCATCAACACAGAGGGACAAGGACGCTCCAGTCAAGTGCAACTCAACGTTATCT ATCCTCCTGAGATTAAAGTAGGCTCTGCCTGCTTCTCTAACGTCTCCACGGTAACCTGCCTGTGCATCGTGGAGTCTGTCCCCCTTAGTGATGTCCGGTGGTCTCACCCAGATGGAGTTCTGTCATGCACCAAGGTAGACAGGCACCGATCAGTGATCATCGCCACCCTGCAAGGCAGTCTTGGCTTTGCAGACTACACCCTCTGCCATGCCAACAACAGTGAGGGAAATGCCACCCAGGCCTTCAAGTTGCCCAAAAAAG ATACAACACGGACGATGCACGTTTTTAAAGCCGTATCAGCGTTTTTGGTGCCGGTGTTATTCATGTCAGCATGGAGGTTAACCAGGAAGTG TCGGAAGAGCCACATGGATGCAACCACAACACAGGACATTGCTATGGTTACTGCCAAAGCCACAGTCTCAGACGACTCCACAGCAAC ACAAGAAAACATCAACAATGAAGTCCCCGGCAGCCAATATGTTTACGGCAATATGGAG GCCGACGGCAGGTGTGACTCTTATGAAAGTGTAATGGGTGAAGATATCTATGCTAACGTGTGA
- the si:dkey-238d18.4 gene encoding TBC1 domain family member 15 isoform X2: MNSNNSNPATKETFSLMNGTIPRSSLATTADVAVLRTVGSVTTPAPTTTPLRLPGVMDAEGRVDESRLRMHIFKNGGVSPTERGLVWRFLFGMYPCSSTALERPLLQEQLAVRYQVMKRKWQQILPDSIRLRLNGTDAELVEAVRYFDQRQAQAQQQDQQEEARDKLAFLELQAQVLFERVTFDLEELQEAIRIIDKDVPRTDRDLDYYLGEGSGNLLVLRNILITYAAFHPEVSYAQGMNDLCSRFLEVMDSEVDTFWSFSCYMEKFSKDFTADGLHRKIELEAALLKELDPQLHAHLVTDNMESFTFCHRWLLLGFQREFEHSDALRLFEILSCDHLELISQQVERARYQERLANKHSIVPEDNLLTEPQAINTDFTFELFICATILLENRESLLRCRNDVQLIQFTSSLQGTLDLNLTLKKAEEHFYNYCKRSAWDYLNGHGRTRKNKDEHFLYQLRSFFS; encoded by the exons ATGAACAGCAATAACAGCAATCCCGCAACTAAagaaacatttagcctaatgaaCGGAACGATTCCTAGGAGTTCGTTAGCGACAACCGCGGACGTAGCTGTCCTGCGGACAGTTGGATCGGTAACAACTCCTGCACCAACTACAACACCGCTCCGGTTACCTGGGGTGATGGACGCAGAAGGGAGAGTGGACGAATCGAGGCTGCGAATGCACATTTTCAAAAACG gtggTGTGTCTCCCACAGAGCGTGGCCTGGTGTGGCGTTTCCTGTTTGGGATGTACCCCTGCAGCTCCACCGCTCTAGAGCGCCCCCTGCTGCAGGAGCAGCTAGCCGTCCGCTACCAGGTCATGAAGAGGAAGTGGCAGCAGATACTTCCTGATTCCATCCGGCTGAGACTCAACGGCACTGATG CTGAGTTGGTGGAAGCGGTGCGCTACTTTGACCAGaggcaggcccaggcccagcagcAGGACCAGCAGGAGGAAGCCAGAGACAAGCTAGCCTTCCTGGAGCTCCAGGCACAG GTGTTGTTTGAGCGGGTAACCTTTGACCTTGAGGAGCTTCAAGAGGCTATTCGGATCATTGACAAGGATGTGCCTCGAACTGACAGAGACCTGGACTACTACTT GGGTGAAGGATCAGGAAATCTCTTGGTGTTGAGGAACATTCTCATCACCTACGCTGCTTTTCACCCAG AGGTCAGTTACGCCCAGGGGATGAACGACTTGTGCAGCCGGTTCCTGGAGGTCATGGACTCTGAGGTGGACACGTTCTGGAGCTTCTCCTGTTACATGGAGAAGTTCTCTAAGGACTTCACGGCGGATGGCCTACACAGGAAGATCG AGCTGGAGGCGGCGCTGCTTAAGGAACTAGACCCTCAGCTCCACGCCCACTTGGTCACAGACAACATGGAGAGTTTCACCTTCTGTCATAg gtggcTGCTGCTGGGCTTCCAGAGGGAGTTTGAACACAGTGATGCGCTGCGTTTGTTTGAGATCCTGAGTTGTGACCACCTGGAACTCATCTCACAGCAGGTGGAGCGTGCCCGCTACCAGGAGAGGCTGGCAAACAAACACAGCATAG TTCCAGAGGATAATCTGCTGACGGAGCCCCAGGCCATTAACACAGACTTCACCTTTGAACTCTTCATCTGTGCCACCATCCTGTTGGAGAACAGAGAATCTTTGCTAAGATGCAGGAACGATGTACAGCTCATCCAGTTCACAAGCAG CCTTCAGGGGACTCTGGACCTGAACTTGACCctgaagaaggccgaggagcaTTTCTACAACTACTGCAAGCGATCCGCCTGGGACTACCTGAACGGACATGGCCGGACTCGCAAGAACAAAGACGAACACTTCTTGTACCAGCTCCGTAGCTTCTTCTCCTGA
- the LOC124479635 gene encoding myelin-associated glycoprotein-like isoform X4, translated as MDTADTVLGIMSFYRVLSLHHSMKTLTLIIIFSLATEADGQETWSVTVPKELSVELSSDVTIQCKFTHPPAKSEDSVKVFWKIRGEKTPEINENDKYEFIYHPNNTWVKESFQNRTRFTGDVRKKNCSLKIQNIRESDANSLLYMRLANGFQNYSFSKDLVTIKIKGVNLTHKLPVTDSPFQFTSPTVMITTEDTGQSTAIYVASTISLGVVLIAVTLGFIFFKHHKRTEISQKKEPIPLPPLNITQSGAPKTTIDEPVYGNVMPHNDVMDYSVDETDSVYANVDCSKP; from the exons ATGGACACTGCTGACACCGTCCTTGGAATCATGTCATTCTATAGGGTCCTCTCTCTTCACCACTCA ATGAAAACATTGACGTTGATTATCATCTTTTCTTTGGCAACTGAGGCTGATG GTCAGGAGACATGGAGCGTCACTGTTCCTAAAGAATTAAGTGTTGAGTTGTCATCTGATGTTACTATACAATGCAAGTTCACCCACCCCCCTGCAAAAAGTGAGGACTCCGTCAAGGTTTTTTGGAAAATACGGGGAGAAAAAACCCCAGAAATCAATGAAAATGATAAATATGAATTTATCTATCACCCCAATAACACCTGGGTAAAAGAAAGCTTCCAAAATAGGACCAGATTTACTGGAGATGTCcgtaaaaaaaactgttccCTCAAGATACAAAATATCCGAGAGAGTGATGCAAACTCTCTCTTGTATATGAGACTTGCAAACGGATTCCAAAACTATAGTTTCAGTAAAGACCTGGTCACAATCAAGATAAAAG GGGTCAACTTAACTCATAAACTCCCAGTTACAG ATAGCCCATTTCAGTTTACATCCCCGACTG TGATGATAACAACTGAAGACACTGGCCAATCAACAGCCATATACGTGGCCTCCACTATTTCTTTGGGGGTCGTTCTGATTGCGGTCACACTTGGCTTTATTTTCTTCAAGCATCATAAAAG AACTGAAATATCACAGAAGAAGGAACCCATACCACTTCCTCCCCTGAACATCACACAGTCTGGAGCACCAAAAACAACCATTGACGAGCCTGTCTATGGCAATGTTATG CCTCATAATGATGTAATGGATTACTCTGTGGATGAAACAGACAGTGTGTATGCAAATGTTGACTGTTCAAAACCATGA
- the LOC124479635 gene encoding uncharacterized protein LOC124479635 isoform X1 — protein sequence MDTADTVLGIMSFYRVLSLHHSMKTLTLIIIFSLATEADGQETWSVTVPKELSVELSSDVTIQCKFTHPPAKSEDSVKVFWKIRGEKTPEINENDKYEFIYHPNNTWVKESFQNRTRFTGDVRKKNCSLKIQNIRESDANSLLYMRLANGFQNYSFSKDLVTIKIKGVNLTHKLPVTDSPFQFTSPTVMITTEDTGQSTAIYVASTISLGVVLIAVTLGFIFFKHHKRHVTTITREPSDYYVNFSRAPKTNAEKTEISQKKEPIPLPPLNITQSGAPKTTIDEPVYGNVMPHNDVMDYSVDETDSVYANVDCSKP from the exons ATGGACACTGCTGACACCGTCCTTGGAATCATGTCATTCTATAGGGTCCTCTCTCTTCACCACTCA ATGAAAACATTGACGTTGATTATCATCTTTTCTTTGGCAACTGAGGCTGATG GTCAGGAGACATGGAGCGTCACTGTTCCTAAAGAATTAAGTGTTGAGTTGTCATCTGATGTTACTATACAATGCAAGTTCACCCACCCCCCTGCAAAAAGTGAGGACTCCGTCAAGGTTTTTTGGAAAATACGGGGAGAAAAAACCCCAGAAATCAATGAAAATGATAAATATGAATTTATCTATCACCCCAATAACACCTGGGTAAAAGAAAGCTTCCAAAATAGGACCAGATTTACTGGAGATGTCcgtaaaaaaaactgttccCTCAAGATACAAAATATCCGAGAGAGTGATGCAAACTCTCTCTTGTATATGAGACTTGCAAACGGATTCCAAAACTATAGTTTCAGTAAAGACCTGGTCACAATCAAGATAAAAG GGGTCAACTTAACTCATAAACTCCCAGTTACAG ATAGCCCATTTCAGTTTACATCCCCGACTG TGATGATAACAACTGAAGACACTGGCCAATCAACAGCCATATACGTGGCCTCCACTATTTCTTTGGGGGTCGTTCTGATTGCGGTCACACTTGGCTTTATTTTCTTCAAGCATCATAAAAG ACATGTTACAACAATCACCAGGGAGCCATCCGATTATTATGTTAATTTTAGTCGGGCCCCAAAAACCAACGCTGAAAA AACTGAAATATCACAGAAGAAGGAACCCATACCACTTCCTCCCCTGAACATCACACAGTCTGGAGCACCAAAAACAACCATTGACGAGCCTGTCTATGGCAATGTTATG CCTCATAATGATGTAATGGATTACTCTGTGGATGAAACAGACAGTGTGTATGCAAATGTTGACTGTTCAAAACCATGA
- the si:dkey-238d18.4 gene encoding rab GTPase-activating protein 22 isoform X1 — MNSNNSNPATKETFSLMNGTIPRSSLATTADVAVLRTVGSVTTPAPTTTPLRLPGVMDAEGRVDESRLRMHIFKNGGVSPTERGLVWRFLFGMYPCSSTALERPLLQEQLAVRYQVMKRKWQQILPDSIRLRLNGTDGIVLNRGGFAFPEKLFLDLCSLTLSSLYFLLLTPFLPCALFYVSAELVEAVRYFDQRQAQAQQQDQQEEARDKLAFLELQAQVLFERVTFDLEELQEAIRIIDKDVPRTDRDLDYYLGEGSGNLLVLRNILITYAAFHPEVSYAQGMNDLCSRFLEVMDSEVDTFWSFSCYMEKFSKDFTADGLHRKIELEAALLKELDPQLHAHLVTDNMESFTFCHRWLLLGFQREFEHSDALRLFEILSCDHLELISQQVERARYQERLANKHSIVPEDNLLTEPQAINTDFTFELFICATILLENRESLLRCRNDVQLIQFTSSLQGTLDLNLTLKKAEEHFYNYCKRSAWDYLNGHGRTRKNKDEHFLYQLRSFFS; from the exons ATGAACAGCAATAACAGCAATCCCGCAACTAAagaaacatttagcctaatgaaCGGAACGATTCCTAGGAGTTCGTTAGCGACAACCGCGGACGTAGCTGTCCTGCGGACAGTTGGATCGGTAACAACTCCTGCACCAACTACAACACCGCTCCGGTTACCTGGGGTGATGGACGCAGAAGGGAGAGTGGACGAATCGAGGCTGCGAATGCACATTTTCAAAAACG gtggTGTGTCTCCCACAGAGCGTGGCCTGGTGTGGCGTTTCCTGTTTGGGATGTACCCCTGCAGCTCCACCGCTCTAGAGCGCCCCCTGCTGCAGGAGCAGCTAGCCGTCCGCTACCAGGTCATGAAGAGGAAGTGGCAGCAGATACTTCCTGATTCCATCCGGCTGAGACTCAACGGCACTGATGGTATCGTTCTCAATCGTGGAGGTTTCGCTTTCCCTGAAAAGCTGTTTTTGGATCTGTGCTCTCTCACGCtgtcctctctctatttcctgcTTCTgactccctttctcccttgtGCCCTGTTCTACGTTTCAGCTGAGTTGGTGGAAGCGGTGCGCTACTTTGACCAGaggcaggcccaggcccagcagcAGGACCAGCAGGAGGAAGCCAGAGACAAGCTAGCCTTCCTGGAGCTCCAGGCACAG GTGTTGTTTGAGCGGGTAACCTTTGACCTTGAGGAGCTTCAAGAGGCTATTCGGATCATTGACAAGGATGTGCCTCGAACTGACAGAGACCTGGACTACTACTT GGGTGAAGGATCAGGAAATCTCTTGGTGTTGAGGAACATTCTCATCACCTACGCTGCTTTTCACCCAG AGGTCAGTTACGCCCAGGGGATGAACGACTTGTGCAGCCGGTTCCTGGAGGTCATGGACTCTGAGGTGGACACGTTCTGGAGCTTCTCCTGTTACATGGAGAAGTTCTCTAAGGACTTCACGGCGGATGGCCTACACAGGAAGATCG AGCTGGAGGCGGCGCTGCTTAAGGAACTAGACCCTCAGCTCCACGCCCACTTGGTCACAGACAACATGGAGAGTTTCACCTTCTGTCATAg gtggcTGCTGCTGGGCTTCCAGAGGGAGTTTGAACACAGTGATGCGCTGCGTTTGTTTGAGATCCTGAGTTGTGACCACCTGGAACTCATCTCACAGCAGGTGGAGCGTGCCCGCTACCAGGAGAGGCTGGCAAACAAACACAGCATAG TTCCAGAGGATAATCTGCTGACGGAGCCCCAGGCCATTAACACAGACTTCACCTTTGAACTCTTCATCTGTGCCACCATCCTGTTGGAGAACAGAGAATCTTTGCTAAGATGCAGGAACGATGTACAGCTCATCCAGTTCACAAGCAG CCTTCAGGGGACTCTGGACCTGAACTTGACCctgaagaaggccgaggagcaTTTCTACAACTACTGCAAGCGATCCGCCTGGGACTACCTGAACGGACATGGCCGGACTCGCAAGAACAAAGACGAACACTTCTTGTACCAGCTCCGTAGCTTCTTCTCCTGA